In the Magnolia sinica isolate HGM2019 chromosome 15, MsV1, whole genome shotgun sequence genome, one interval contains:
- the LOC131226877 gene encoding uncharacterized protein LOC131226877: MLAASGFGCDSERVVVTAPDEVWEEYLRSHSRSERLQGKRIEKMDDLAVIVGSDQAKGCYVQGSRSMAASSSRVQRDLNKAWMDGDYDVDDTVDLSEDTFGDSTGNTPFSSDTPSWENRVFRSTSNRTSYSDSNRNRSSTKK, from the exons ATGCTCGCAGCCAGTGGATTTGGATGTGATAGTGAGCGCGTGGTGGTTACAGCACCTGATGAAGTGTGGGAAGAGTATCTTAgg TCACACTCGCGCTCTGAAAGGTTACAAGGCAAAAGAATAGAGAAAATGGATGATTTAGCGGTTATCGTTGGATCCGATCAAGCAAAAGGATGTTACGTGCAAGGAAGTAGGAGTATGGCCGCATCGTCCTCTCGGGTCCAACGAGATCTGAACAAGGCATGGATGGATGGCGATTATGATGTCGACGACACGGTTGACCTCTCAGAGGATACTTTTGGTGATTCGACGGGGAACACGCCATTTTCTTCCGACACACCGTCCTGGGAAAATCGAGTGTTTCGCAGTACTTCCAACCGCACATCTTATTCTGATAGTAATCGTAATAGGAGTAGCACTAAGAAATGA